The Clostridiaceae bacterium HFYG-1003 genome includes a window with the following:
- a CDS encoding DUF2079 domain-containing protein — translation MKRTNRLRAPIQTLEQIAVTVLSAWLMSSAVMNLVHRRTADYFSLSYAGLSGTLPLLLLFLGLTGLLLWTAPALDEYVGADPYSRILYLSWLIFSTGVLWRLDYEIPSVTHLMVNLTAFILAREIHRSSWNGGPLGDRILTLAGGLLLIRNVWVVPWSGLGESLANYLGVETGILFPLLLAWLGLAVIFGVLLARRRILPRTAGAVWGVAAAVFLIQAILLGRILYARVESLSTPTYDFNLFAQMFHNLAETLQPVTTLERNMPLSHFKVHLSPIYYLLLPFYLVFRSPAALNVFQAMVVASGVFPLVLILRQRQLNRMIQGILCGVFLVSTPLITSNFYDLHENCFLVPILLWLIWFIEKRSNLGLAVMTLLTLSVKEDAVIYLWALAAFMILDRRMVRQGLAMLGVSGLYFMGAVRFLNEFGDGAMTDRFHSLISVPQWSLLSVPFAVWRNPGFILSQIYREDKLPYLIQMLAPLGFLPLLTRRLSRWVLLVPFLLMNLMVDYQYQFDIRFQYNYGSYILLFYLAILFLSDQDSLTTPEPASLKPSRLTGLLLAGALASGYLFSGLHLLDYEQYPALLRTEAASLSVMKEALAEIPDSASVLASDFLTGALSQRKELYDLSYNVTPTGYFPADYIVVDLRPVYKGDHEKLVPRFLTDGYVIKTQLDQQLLILKSPTAGD, via the coding sequence ATGAAACGAACCAACCGCCTGCGGGCACCAATCCAAACCTTGGAACAAATCGCAGTGACCGTGCTCTCTGCCTGGCTGATGTCCAGTGCGGTGATGAATCTGGTTCACCGCCGAACCGCGGATTATTTCTCCCTGAGTTATGCTGGATTAAGCGGAACGCTGCCGTTGCTTCTGCTCTTTCTGGGGCTGACGGGTCTGCTCTTATGGACCGCTCCAGCACTGGATGAGTATGTCGGAGCCGATCCCTACAGCAGAATTCTGTATCTGAGCTGGCTGATCTTCTCCACAGGCGTTCTGTGGCGGCTGGACTATGAGATTCCGTCGGTCACTCACCTGATGGTGAATCTGACCGCCTTTATCCTGGCCAGGGAGATCCATCGATCCTCCTGGAACGGCGGCCCGCTGGGTGACCGCATCCTGACTCTGGCCGGCGGACTTCTGCTCATCCGGAATGTGTGGGTGGTTCCCTGGTCCGGACTGGGAGAATCACTGGCTAACTACCTTGGGGTCGAAACAGGCATTCTGTTCCCTCTGCTGCTGGCCTGGTTGGGGTTGGCCGTAATCTTCGGCGTACTGCTTGCGCGGCGAAGAATTCTGCCGCGAACCGCGGGTGCCGTTTGGGGAGTGGCGGCCGCTGTCTTCCTGATCCAGGCCATTCTGCTCGGCCGGATTCTGTATGCCCGGGTGGAAAGCCTCTCCACCCCCACCTATGACTTCAACCTGTTTGCCCAGATGTTCCATAACCTGGCCGAAACGCTGCAGCCGGTCACGACCCTGGAACGGAACATGCCCCTGTCTCACTTCAAGGTTCACCTCTCGCCCATCTATTACCTGCTTCTGCCTTTTTATCTGGTTTTCCGCTCGCCAGCTGCCCTGAATGTGTTTCAGGCAATGGTGGTGGCATCGGGTGTATTCCCTCTGGTCCTGATCCTGCGCCAGCGCCAGCTGAATCGGATGATTCAGGGAATCCTGTGCGGTGTTTTCCTGGTTTCGACGCCCCTGATCACGTCCAACTTTTACGACCTGCACGAGAACTGCTTCCTGGTGCCCATCCTGTTATGGCTGATCTGGTTCATTGAAAAGCGGTCCAACCTCGGCCTTGCCGTCATGACGCTCCTGACCCTGTCGGTCAAGGAGGACGCGGTGATCTATCTCTGGGCTCTGGCCGCCTTCATGATCCTGGATCGGCGGATGGTCCGCCAGGGCCTGGCTATGCTGGGCGTATCCGGACTCTATTTCATGGGTGCTGTCCGTTTTCTCAATGAGTTCGGGGACGGAGCCATGACCGACCGCTTCCACAGTCTGATCAGCGTGCCCCAGTGGTCCCTGCTGTCCGTCCCCTTTGCGGTCTGGCGCAACCCGGGATTCATTCTCTCCCAGATCTACCGGGAAGACAAGCTGCCCTATCTGATTCAGATGCTGGCTCCGCTTGGATTCCTGCCGCTGTTAACCCGCCGTCTCAGCCGCTGGGTGCTGCTCGTCCCCTTCCTGCTGATGAACCTGATGGTAGACTACCAGTATCAGTTTGATATTCGCTTCCAGTATAATTACGGATCCTATATCCTGCTGTTCTACCTGGCCATTCTATTTCTGTCCGATCAGGACAGTCTGACCACCCCCGAACCGGCATCCTTGAAGCCATCCCGGCTGACTGGCCTTCTCCTGGCAGGGGCCCTGGCCAGCGGATATTTATTCTCCGGCTTGCACCTTTTGGACTACGAACAGTATCCCGCGCTGCTCCGCACCGAAGCCGCTTCCCTGTCAGTCATGAAGGAAGCCCTGGCCGAAATCCCTGACTCAGCCAGCGTCCTGGCTTCGGATTTTCTGACCGGTGCGCTGTCCCAGCGAAAAGAGCTGTATGATCTGAGCTACAATGTCACGCCGACCGGCTATTTCCCCGCCGATTACATAGTGGTGGATCTGCGGCCGGTGTATAAGGGAGACCACGAAAAGCTCGTCCCGCGCTTCCTGACAGATGGCTATGTGATCAAAACCCAGCTGGATCAGCAGCTGCTGATCCTGAAATCGCCAACAGCCGGCGATTGA